In one window of Laspinema palackyanum D2c DNA:
- a CDS encoding ABC transporter ATP-binding protein — translation MAPAVLIENLQKRYGSVEAVKDVSFQIDPGEIFGLLGPNGAGKTTTIRCLCSLVTPDAGRLEVSGIDVVANPKLARTKLGYVAQEVALDKVLTGRELLELQAALYHIPKSLARDRIKTVLDLLGLDEWADRQTGKYSGGLKKRLDLAAGLLHQPDVLVLDEPTVGLDIETRMAVWGFLRQLRENGTTVLITSHYLEEIDALADRVAIIDRGQVIDSDTPSALKDKVGGDRITLRIREFSPMEEAQQAKSLLEPLPFVEEIIINNAQGNSLNLVVKSQSDALLTIQQALRDAGLPTFGIAQSRPSLDDVYLTATGRTLLDAEIAAAGTRDPKKERKQNMR, via the coding sequence ATGGCCCCTGCTGTTTTAATCGAAAACCTGCAAAAGCGCTACGGAAGCGTTGAAGCGGTTAAAGACGTCTCGTTCCAAATTGATCCCGGTGAAATCTTCGGGCTGTTGGGTCCCAATGGTGCAGGCAAAACCACCACCATTCGCTGTTTATGCAGTCTCGTCACTCCCGATGCCGGTCGTCTGGAGGTTTCTGGCATTGATGTAGTGGCAAACCCTAAATTGGCCCGCACTAAGCTGGGTTATGTGGCCCAGGAAGTGGCTTTAGATAAGGTACTGACAGGTCGCGAACTGTTGGAATTGCAAGCGGCATTATATCATATTCCCAAATCTTTGGCAAGAGATAGAATTAAGACGGTCCTGGATTTATTGGGATTGGACGAATGGGCCGATCGCCAAACAGGGAAATATTCTGGGGGTCTCAAGAAGCGGCTGGATTTGGCCGCAGGATTATTGCACCAACCGGATGTTTTAGTCTTGGATGAACCCACGGTGGGATTGGATATTGAGACTCGGATGGCCGTGTGGGGATTCCTGCGACAGTTGCGCGAAAATGGGACAACAGTTTTGATTACCAGTCATTATCTGGAAGAAATTGATGCCTTGGCCGATCGCGTGGCAATTATCGATCGCGGTCAAGTGATTGATAGTGACACTCCCTCTGCTTTAAAGGATAAAGTCGGAGGCGATCGCATTACCCTCCGGATCCGGGAATTCTCGCCAATGGAAGAGGCGCAACAAGCCAAATCTTTACTCGAACCTCTGCCCTTTGTAGAAGAAATTATCATCAACAATGCCCAAGGAAATTCCCTGAATTTGGTGGTGAAATCTCAAAGTGATGCCCTATTAACCATTCAGCAAGCCTTACGAGATGCCGGTTTACCCACCTTCGGAATTGCCCAATCTCGACCCAGTTTAGATGATGTTTATCTCACCGCCACGGGTCGCACCCTGTTAGATGCAGAAATCGCCGCAGCAGGAACGCGGGACCCGAAAAAGGAACGCAAACAGAATATGCGATAA
- a CDS encoding ABC transporter permease → MSQTVTPNPTTALSKPGIEIPASNPIGEFTQETLALTKRLFIQLKRRPSSLIAGVIQPLMWLILFGALFQNAPQGMFGESVNYAQFLGAGVIVFTAFSGALNAGLPIMFDREFGFLNRLLVAPLSTRFSIVVASAIYILLLSLIQTAVIVIAGAFMGAGLPGGLGLGAIAFITLLLVLGVTGLSLGLAFALPGHIELLAVIFVINLPLLFASTALAPLSFMPKWLQVVATLNPLSYAIEPIRYLYLHSDWTLGSIVMQAPWGEVSFGGALGILAGFAAVALLSIQPLLRRTFA, encoded by the coding sequence ATGAGTCAAACCGTTACACCAAATCCAACTACAGCCTTAAGTAAACCCGGGATTGAGATTCCTGCCAGTAACCCCATCGGGGAATTTACTCAGGAAACCTTGGCCCTGACCAAACGGCTGTTTATTCAATTAAAACGCCGTCCCTCTAGCTTAATTGCTGGGGTGATTCAGCCGTTGATGTGGTTGATTCTCTTCGGCGCTTTGTTTCAAAATGCTCCTCAAGGAATGTTTGGCGAGAGTGTGAATTATGCCCAATTTTTAGGGGCAGGGGTAATAGTGTTTACCGCCTTTTCTGGGGCGTTAAATGCGGGATTGCCGATTATGTTTGATCGCGAATTTGGGTTTCTGAATCGTCTCCTGGTTGCCCCTCTCTCAACTCGGTTTTCGATTGTGGTAGCTTCAGCAATTTATATTTTGCTGTTGAGCTTAATTCAAACGGCGGTGATTGTGATTGCCGGGGCTTTTATGGGGGCTGGATTACCGGGGGGATTAGGATTAGGGGCGATCGCCTTTATTACCTTGCTGCTGGTTTTAGGCGTCACCGGATTGAGTCTGGGATTAGCCTTTGCCTTACCGGGACATATCGAACTGTTGGCGGTGATTTTCGTGATTAACTTGCCACTATTGTTTGCCAGTACCGCATTAGCGCCGCTTTCCTTTATGCCGAAATGGTTGCAAGTGGTGGCAACCTTGAATCCCCTGAGTTATGCGATCGAACCGATTCGCTATCTGTATCTACATTCTGACTGGACCCTTGGCAGTATCGTCATGCAGGCCCCTTGGGGAGAAGTCAGCTTTGGCGGTGCATTGGGAATCCTTGCCGGATTTGCAGCAGTGGCATTATTGAGCATTCAACCCCTACTCCGGAGAACTTTTGCTTAG
- a CDS encoding ADP-ribosylglycohydrolase family protein, with translation MLESSSQVLSGLMGVCIGDALGFPVQFISREERVKDPVTGMSRYSLWSDDSSLTFCLAESMCGGFSLEAIADSFIKWSEEGFWTPHGHAFDMGMTTINAIDRLKRGIPPVQAGGSSERNNGNGSLMRILPLVFYHQTVEFADLIQRVHEVSCITHGHPRAQMACGIYVSIATQLLAGCDRKSAYLQGIEKVTGIYQTPAYSREMSHFNRVLSGKIANYPMEEIKSSGYVVHTLEAALWSWLNTSSYAEAVLTAVNLGDDTDTTAAVTGGLAGIEYGFAAIPSHWLDEIPRKDDIIDLANRLELALNSPA, from the coding sequence ATGTTAGAGTCGAGTTCCCAGGTATTATCCGGGTTAATGGGTGTCTGCATTGGTGATGCACTTGGCTTTCCAGTACAATTTATTAGTCGAGAGGAACGAGTCAAGGATCCAGTAACCGGAATGAGCCGTTATTCTCTGTGGTCCGATGATAGTTCGCTGACATTTTGCTTGGCGGAGTCAATGTGTGGCGGATTTTCCCTAGAGGCGATCGCCGATTCTTTTATCAAGTGGTCAGAGGAGGGGTTTTGGACACCGCATGGTCATGCATTTGACATGGGAATGACGACGATTAACGCCATTGATCGGCTCAAAAGAGGCATTCCCCCGGTTCAGGCTGGAGGTTCCTCGGAACGGAATAATGGTAATGGCTCGTTAATGCGAATTTTGCCTCTAGTATTTTATCATCAAACGGTAGAGTTTGCAGATTTAATTCAGCGGGTACATGAAGTATCTTGCATCACTCACGGCCATCCCCGCGCCCAAATGGCTTGTGGAATTTATGTGAGTATTGCAACCCAATTGTTGGCCGGATGCGATCGCAAATCTGCGTATTTACAAGGAATCGAAAAAGTTACAGGGATTTATCAAACCCCCGCCTATTCCAGGGAAATGTCTCATTTTAACCGGGTATTGAGCGGGAAAATTGCCAATTATCCGATGGAGGAAATTAAATCCAGTGGCTATGTTGTTCATACCCTAGAGGCTGCATTATGGTCCTGGTTAAATACCTCTTCTTATGCCGAAGCCGTATTAACCGCCGTTAATTTAGGAGATGATACCGATACAACCGCAGCGGTTACAGGCGGCTTGGCTGGAATTGAATATGGATTTGCTGCTATTCCTAGCCACTGGCTCGATGAAATTCCTAGAAAAGATGACATTATTGATTTAGCAAACCGTTTAGAATTGGCGCTTAATTCCCCCGCATAA
- the egtD gene encoding L-histidine N(alpha)-methyltransferase — protein sequence MKFAKPSDPPELATRLDFEPAILSERLRLERLVSPTLSSTEIDNGSDVIEGLTQTQKTLSPRYFYDDRGSHLFEQICELPEYYPTRTEAAILQDCSAEIAQITGSSEIVELGSGSSTKTRILLDAYENLGYPLRYLPIDVSGGILESSANQLLLDYPSLQVHGLVSTYELALANLTPAILPTRTLCFLGSTLGNLNPEECDRFFADIVQALKVGEYFLLGIDLHKSPTILEPAYNDAQGVTAEFNQNVLHHLNWRFDGNFKPDQFEHWAFYNQEQHQIEMHLRSRRTQTVQLRALDLTVEFEPEETILTEISRKFDLDEMRQYLQAQGLSTVKTWTDPNNWFGLVLAQVRSA from the coding sequence ATGAAATTTGCCAAACCGTCTGATCCCCCAGAGTTAGCCACCCGGCTGGACTTTGAACCCGCTATTCTATCGGAACGCTTGCGGCTAGAACGATTAGTCAGCCCCACCCTTTCTTCCACAGAAATCGATAACGGTTCTGATGTCATTGAGGGGTTAACCCAGACGCAAAAAACCCTTTCTCCTCGCTATTTTTATGACGATCGCGGGTCTCATTTATTTGAGCAAATCTGCGAATTACCTGAATATTATCCTACTCGGACTGAAGCGGCAATTTTGCAGGATTGTTCCGCAGAAATTGCCCAAATTACAGGTTCAAGCGAAATTGTAGAACTCGGCAGTGGCAGTTCCACCAAAACCCGAATTCTGTTAGATGCTTACGAAAATCTCGGATATCCCCTGCGCTATTTGCCGATTGATGTCAGTGGGGGAATTTTGGAAAGTAGCGCCAACCAGTTATTATTAGATTATCCCTCATTGCAGGTGCATGGGTTAGTCAGCACTTATGAATTAGCCCTAGCTAATTTGACTCCGGCGATTCTGCCTACCCGCACCCTTTGCTTTTTAGGCAGTACCTTGGGAAATTTGAACCCCGAAGAATGCGATCGCTTTTTTGCAGATATTGTTCAGGCCCTCAAAGTTGGGGAATATTTTTTGTTAGGAATTGACCTGCATAAATCTCCTACCATTTTAGAACCGGCTTATAACGATGCTCAAGGGGTAACTGCCGAATTTAATCAAAATGTGTTGCATCATTTGAATTGGCGCTTTGATGGTAATTTTAAACCAGATCAGTTTGAGCATTGGGCATTTTATAACCAAGAACAACATCAAATTGAAATGCACTTGAGAAGTCGGCGAACCCAAACCGTGCAACTGCGCGCTTTGGATTTAACCGTTGAATTTGAACCGGAAGAAACCATCCTCACGGAAATTTCTCGGAAATTTGATTTAGACGAAATGCGGCAGTATTTGCAAGCACAAGGGTTGAGTACGGTGAAAACTTGGACCGATCCAAACAATTGGTTTGGGTTAGTCTTGGCGCAAGTGCGATCGGCTTAA
- a CDS encoding SUMF1/EgtB/PvdO family nonheme iron enzyme has product MTSISIKSKAIASGVLRDPAAVREELRESMVQCRLGTLKLFESMDDATFRCQVHPDFSPVGWHLGHIGFTEGLWLLERGAGMPPLFPQYRQLMAQDGLPKHQRVELPPLPEILDYISAVRSQVFAYLKTADLEKQERIWRFILQHESQHTETIAFILQLQKWAMGKGEEAIGDASKLPTHAVPIPAGEFWFGNDGPDALDNEQSPQQLYLPDYTIDPYPVTCEQYRQFIQCGGYQTRDWWSKAGWEWLQGAQVTQPLYWREEPAFNHHPVCGVSYYEAEAYARFVGKRLPSEAEWEKAACWDPVTQTQRIYPWGDEFPTGDRCNHDNQHAQTTPVNCYPQGVSAYGCYDMMGNVWEWTSSWFAPYPGFKPYPYPGYSQTYFDQQHRVLRGSSWATRPWAMRASFRNWYHPWMRQILAGFRCAGGSD; this is encoded by the coding sequence TTGACATCAATATCCATCAAATCTAAGGCGATCGCCTCTGGGGTACTCCGTGACCCTGCGGCAGTGAGAGAGGAACTCCGCGAATCGATGGTTCAATGTCGCCTGGGTACCCTCAAGCTTTTTGAATCGATGGATGACGCAACCTTTCGCTGTCAAGTCCATCCCGATTTTAGTCCGGTGGGTTGGCACTTAGGACATATTGGATTTACGGAAGGATTATGGTTGCTGGAACGCGGTGCAGGAATGCCGCCTTTATTTCCCCAGTATCGGCAACTGATGGCACAGGATGGATTGCCGAAACATCAACGAGTTGAGTTGCCGCCATTGCCGGAGATTTTGGATTATATTTCGGCGGTGCGATCGCAGGTTTTCGCGTATTTAAAAACCGCTGACTTGGAAAAACAAGAGCGAATTTGGCGGTTTATCCTGCAACATGAAAGTCAGCATACAGAAACCATTGCCTTTATTTTGCAATTGCAGAAATGGGCGATGGGAAAAGGAGAGGAGGCGATCGGCGATGCTTCAAAATTGCCCACTCACGCTGTCCCTATTCCTGCCGGAGAGTTTTGGTTCGGAAACGATGGACCTGATGCCCTAGATAACGAGCAATCCCCCCAACAATTGTACCTGCCGGATTACACTATTGACCCCTATCCCGTCACCTGTGAACAATATCGGCAATTTATACAATGCGGAGGATATCAAACTCGGGATTGGTGGTCTAAGGCGGGTTGGGAGTGGTTACAAGGCGCACAAGTGACTCAACCGCTGTATTGGCGGGAGGAACCGGCGTTTAATCATCATCCCGTCTGTGGCGTTAGTTACTATGAAGCGGAAGCGTATGCAAGATTTGTGGGGAAACGACTCCCCTCGGAAGCGGAATGGGAAAAAGCGGCCTGTTGGGACCCAGTGACCCAGACCCAGCGCATCTATCCTTGGGGGGATGAATTTCCGACGGGCGATCGCTGCAATCATGATAATCAACACGCTCAAACAACCCCCGTTAATTGCTATCCCCAAGGTGTTAGCGCCTACGGATGTTATGACATGATGGGAAATGTCTGGGAATGGACCTCTAGTTGGTTTGCCCCCTATCCCGGATTTAAACCCTATCCCTATCCCGGATACTCCCAAACCTATTTTGACCAACAGCATCGCGTCTTACGCGGCAGCAGTTGGGCGACTCGTCCTTGGGCGATGCGCGCCAGTTTCCGTAACTGGTATCATCCTTGGATGCGGCAGATTTTAGCAGGATTTCGCTGTGCTGGGGGAAGTGATTAA
- the egtC gene encoding ergothioneine biosynthesis protein EgtC: MCRLLAYLGRPIQLDRLLLKPEHSLVAQSYEPREMTSGVVNADGFGIGWYDPDRDVDPFTYKNLLPIWNDTNLPHLSRYIETGTFLGCVRSATAGQDVTLSNCPPFGDRRIMAVHNGFIDNFRKTLYRPIRNKLEDDIYQQIGGTTDTEHIFALFLSLLDVTADHHRQAHPPLTSALHSTLTILTELARPEGVKFSANFIITDGHQLVASRFAHQTGAPTLYWLRDDPNFPDSVMIASEPLFEGDWHKCPEESIITVGENLDINIHQI, translated from the coding sequence ATGTGTCGTTTACTTGCCTATTTAGGCCGACCGATTCAACTCGATCGCCTACTCCTAAAACCTGAGCATTCCCTAGTGGCGCAAAGCTATGAACCCCGAGAGATGACTTCTGGAGTCGTCAACGCGGATGGGTTTGGCATCGGATGGTATGATCCCGACCGGGACGTTGACCCCTTTACCTACAAAAATCTGCTGCCGATTTGGAATGATACGAACCTGCCGCATTTGAGTCGGTATATTGAAACCGGAACCTTCCTCGGATGTGTCCGTAGTGCGACTGCCGGACAGGATGTAACGTTGAGCAATTGTCCGCCTTTTGGCGATCGCCGGATTATGGCGGTGCATAACGGGTTTATCGACAACTTCCGCAAAACCCTGTATCGTCCAATTCGCAACAAGCTAGAGGATGATATTTACCAGCAAATTGGCGGGACGACGGACACGGAACATATTTTTGCCCTATTTCTCTCCCTTTTAGATGTCACGGCAGATCATCACCGGCAAGCGCATCCCCCCCTCACTTCAGCATTGCACAGTACCTTAACCATTTTAACGGAACTTGCTAGACCCGAAGGGGTGAAATTTTCGGCGAATTTTATCATTACCGACGGACATCAATTGGTTGCCTCACGCTTTGCTCATCAGACAGGTGCACCGACTTTGTACTGGTTACGGGATGATCCGAACTTTCCCGACTCAGTGATGATTGCCTCGGAACCTTTGTTCGAGGGAGATTGGCATAAATGTCCTGAAGAAAGTATTATTACGGTGGGGGAGAACCTTGACATCAATATCCATCAAATCTAA
- a CDS encoding dual specificity protein phosphatase family protein, producing the protein MKYIVLFVILGTGLLTLGEQLGGFGWVFAWLGLDFLIVAAAYLKLGYKIFGKRSTDGQLATPSVVLLFPYLLFCWGFWHLQRRFLREDCYNYIAPGLWMGRRAFVDELPADISLLVDLTAEFPEPKGALEGKDYLCLPTLDAHVPDEGEFRALVQKIADWPGNVYIHCAIGHGRSATVAAAVLMARGLATNAQEAEAMLKKARPWIKLNQAQRQLLETVVF; encoded by the coding sequence ATGAAGTATATTGTTTTGTTTGTCATTTTGGGGACCGGACTGCTCACCCTGGGAGAGCAATTAGGCGGATTCGGATGGGTGTTCGCCTGGTTAGGTCTTGATTTTTTAATTGTGGCTGCCGCTTATCTAAAACTGGGGTATAAAATTTTTGGCAAGCGCTCAACCGATGGACAATTGGCAACCCCTTCCGTTGTCTTATTATTCCCTTACCTGTTATTTTGTTGGGGGTTTTGGCATCTACAGCGCCGATTTTTGAGAGAAGACTGTTATAATTATATTGCCCCGGGTTTGTGGATGGGCAGACGGGCTTTTGTGGATGAGTTACCCGCAGATATTAGTTTATTAGTGGATTTAACCGCTGAATTTCCTGAACCCAAAGGGGCGCTAGAGGGGAAAGACTATCTTTGTTTACCCACGTTAGATGCTCATGTTCCCGATGAGGGAGAATTTCGCGCCTTAGTCCAAAAAATTGCCGATTGGCCGGGAAATGTTTACATCCACTGTGCGATTGGACATGGGCGATCGGCCACCGTCGCGGCTGCGGTTTTGATGGCCCGAGGATTGGCAACCAATGCTCAGGAAGCGGAAGCGATGTTAAAGAAAGCGCGACCCTGGATTAAGTTAAATCAAGCCCAGCGTCAGTTATTAGAAACCGTTGTGTTTTAA
- a CDS encoding TolB family protein encodes MLLPHNLSIATSYLLLGLTGLSLAGCQNLGLGSSGDLRVDQPVRLIAEVDRQAVFVSLPSPRSNPNPNFSAEVLEIDLNGKKRPIEATRKQITYLDSVTGESNLLHLLGFNWAGTQRWIFDPQHPSPQFWRNPQDSSLLLFQPQSNLGGLYLLDTNTLEVKAIGNHQALREMIAKTRALPPTPPPPNCKESECEAGAKILYWASAPNWSPDGRMIAFTSNRETLGSASDISVWVLDVATGKATKILGRPGDKYQIFGWTAQGQILAWEYSQLPNSLVAISPTTGDQEVLLQGEYLEFLALSDDYKTLLYASRPSGESSTSSFAKLYAFSVDTRESQLLFEETPIERLSSIRPDFSEQSDRVVAVLSDVEGGHTLWVYDLPRQISQRVSLPPGKRLFATERKLEWAGDRLVVPLEDVQTQTFSTLLMAVDL; translated from the coding sequence ATGTTACTGCCCCACAACCTGTCGATCGCCACCAGCTATTTGCTCTTGGGCCTCACGGGTTTGAGTCTTGCGGGATGTCAAAACTTAGGGTTGGGTTCATCCGGGGATCTCAGGGTTGATCAGCCGGTGCGGTTGATCGCAGAAGTCGATCGCCAAGCCGTCTTCGTCAGTCTGCCCTCACCTCGAAGCAACCCGAACCCGAACTTTTCTGCCGAAGTTCTGGAAATCGACCTGAACGGGAAGAAGCGCCCCATTGAGGCAACCCGGAAGCAAATTACATATCTGGATTCGGTGACGGGGGAATCCAACCTGTTACATCTGTTGGGCTTCAATTGGGCTGGAACCCAACGCTGGATTTTTGATCCCCAGCATCCCTCCCCGCAATTCTGGCGCAATCCCCAAGACTCTTCATTGCTCTTGTTTCAACCTCAATCCAATCTGGGGGGCTTATATCTACTGGATACCAACACCCTGGAAGTGAAGGCGATCGGCAACCATCAGGCGCTACGGGAGATGATTGCCAAAACCAGAGCATTGCCCCCAACGCCCCCACCCCCCAATTGCAAGGAATCCGAGTGCGAGGCGGGGGCGAAAATTCTCTACTGGGCTTCTGCTCCCAATTGGTCCCCGGATGGCAGGATGATTGCCTTTACCTCGAATCGGGAAACTTTAGGCTCAGCTTCCGATATAAGTGTTTGGGTTTTGGATGTGGCAACGGGTAAGGCAACAAAAATCCTGGGCCGCCCTGGGGATAAATATCAGATTTTCGGATGGACCGCCCAAGGTCAAATTTTGGCTTGGGAGTATAGCCAATTGCCCAATTCATTGGTCGCCATCTCTCCCACCACGGGAGATCAGGAAGTTTTATTACAGGGTGAATATCTGGAATTTCTGGCCCTGAGCGATGACTACAAGACGTTGCTCTATGCCAGCCGCCCCTCGGGAGAAAGCTCTACAAGCAGCTTTGCTAAACTCTACGCCTTTTCAGTGGATACCCGAGAAAGTCAACTCCTGTTTGAAGAAACGCCCATCGAACGGTTATCTAGCATCCGCCCGGATTTCTCAGAACAAAGCGATCGCGTGGTGGCGGTCCTCAGCGATGTTGAAGGCGGTCACACCCTCTGGGTTTATGACTTACCTCGACAAATCAGCCAGCGGGTTTCCCTCCCCCCAGGTAAACGACTCTTTGCCACGGAACGCAAGCTAGAGTGGGCCGGAGACCGCTTGGTTGTTCCCCTGGAAGATGTCCAAACTCAGACATTTAGCACCCTGCTGATGGCGGTTGACTTGTAG
- a CDS encoding gamma-glutamylcyclotransferase has protein sequence MSVQPRHLQGLQTQPSLSKRSAQLESPRETFYYFAYGSCMCPVDLKRSLGEPTHPYTIGPATLKGYRLQFSGYSTLRNCGVLDVVKDPTASVEGVLYQLPWRLSDRLDEREKGYHREAIEILSGHTVYQNVRTYTVAHKLSQELPPNDWYFQVVLRGAVTCGLPESYCWHLFNYMHQLQTRPIQNTPLKTAAISTQLLG, from the coding sequence ATGAGCGTTCAGCCTCGACATTTACAGGGTTTGCAGACCCAACCTTCCCTGAGCAAAAGGTCAGCCCAATTAGAATCTCCTAGGGAAACCTTTTACTATTTCGCCTATGGTTCCTGTATGTGTCCGGTGGATTTAAAACGATCGCTGGGGGAACCCACCCATCCATACACGATCGGTCCGGCTACCCTCAAAGGCTATCGACTGCAATTTTCTGGATATTCAACCTTACGAAATTGCGGCGTTCTCGATGTCGTCAAAGACCCAACAGCCTCTGTCGAAGGCGTTCTCTATCAACTCCCTTGGCGGCTGTCCGATCGCCTGGATGAACGGGAAAAAGGCTATCATCGCGAGGCGATCGAAATCTTATCCGGTCACACCGTTTACCAGAATGTTCGCACTTATACCGTAGCCCATAAGCTCTCGCAAGAACTCCCCCCCAACGACTGGTATTTTCAAGTTGTCTTACGCGGGGCCGTCACCTGCGGACTCCCGGAATCCTACTGTTGGCATCTATTCAACTATATGCATCAGTTGCAAACCCGCCCCATTCAGAATACGCCGCTCAAAACTGCCGCAATTTCTACCCAGTTACTCGGATGA
- a CDS encoding MBL fold metallo-hydrolase, whose product MYLTWLDSNSWLIELASKRILLDPWLVGPLVFGNQPWLFKSARRRERSIPDNIDLILLSQGLEDHAHPPTLKQLDRQIPVVASVNAAKIVQELNYTQITPLAHGESFCLGNQLEIKAIPGSPIGPFVVENAYILRDLATGTSLYYEPHGSHSPTLKNEGPIDVVIAPIVDLSLPLVGSIIKGKESALELARMLQPQVMLPTAAGGDVIFEGLLMSVIRAQGTIEDFRSLLAKHQIPTRALDPKPGDRIEIPLEQRTAQVR is encoded by the coding sequence ATGTATTTGACTTGGTTAGACAGTAATTCGTGGCTCATTGAATTAGCCTCTAAGCGGATTCTACTCGACCCGTGGCTCGTGGGTCCATTAGTATTTGGAAACCAGCCTTGGTTGTTCAAAAGCGCTCGCCGCAGGGAACGCTCCATCCCGGACAATATCGACTTGATTTTACTGTCCCAGGGTTTGGAAGATCATGCTCATCCGCCCACCTTAAAACAACTCGATCGCCAGATTCCCGTTGTGGCTTCGGTCAATGCAGCTAAGATAGTCCAGGAGTTAAATTATACTCAAATCACCCCCCTGGCGCATGGGGAAAGTTTTTGCTTGGGAAATCAACTGGAAATTAAGGCGATTCCCGGTTCACCCATCGGACCTTTTGTGGTGGAAAATGCCTATATTCTCCGGGATTTAGCAACGGGGACGAGTCTGTATTACGAACCCCACGGGTCTCATTCTCCGACCCTGAAAAATGAAGGTCCCATTGATGTGGTGATCGCCCCAATTGTGGATTTATCCCTACCCCTGGTGGGTTCAATTATTAAGGGGAAAGAAAGTGCTTTAGAACTGGCTAGAATGCTGCAACCCCAAGTGATGCTACCCACAGCAGCGGGAGGGGATGTGATATTTGAGGGACTGTTAATGTCTGTGATTCGCGCTCAAGGAACGATTGAAGATTTTCGCTCGTTGTTGGCAAAGCACCAGATTCCCACGCGGGCGCTCGACCCCAAACCAGGCGATCGCATAGAGATTCCGTTAGAACAGCGCACTGCCCAGGTGAGGTGA